A genomic segment from Arcobacter acticola encodes:
- a CDS encoding phospholipase D family protein, producing the protein MTLLTTPNEIETTICHLIKTYKSISFASAWASASSKAFPLLLKYSNKINKVVVGIHFYQTHPNFIKEFIDDEKVKFKTNPNGIFHPKIYLFQNNENDWECLIGSANFTKAAMQNNSEIIVHINSNDTDAHGVYKKTIEAIENYFETAVSFTNNDYQAYLKVWNKKSKELLDIQDEFSSETDIKPIFKSKIIMQDWNSFFEEVKNDKNNSFEIRLELLNKTQEYFRNSSFANMTDIKRRQISGITSKDTNNPELNWMYFGNMVSPRFKTRISEDYIDISEALDCIPMNGIVSKNDYMNYIEYFKEHSGYGYGVITISRLLAMKRPDVFFCITGGNKKYLYEDFGLTKDIKSNEYERYWDEIIQRIHKSEWYNTDEPKDIIEKELWSKRVAMLDTIFYDGDL; encoded by the coding sequence ATGACATTACTAACAACCCCAAATGAGATCGAAACAACTATATGCCATTTAATTAAAACATATAAATCTATTTCATTTGCAAGTGCTTGGGCTTCTGCAAGTTCAAAGGCATTTCCATTATTGTTAAAATACTCAAATAAAATAAATAAAGTTGTAGTTGGTATTCATTTTTATCAAACTCATCCAAATTTTATTAAAGAATTTATTGATGATGAAAAAGTAAAATTCAAAACAAATCCTAATGGGATTTTTCATCCAAAAATCTATTTATTTCAAAACAATGAAAATGATTGGGAATGTTTAATAGGTAGTGCTAATTTTACAAAAGCAGCAATGCAAAATAATTCAGAAATAATAGTTCATATTAATAGTAATGACACAGATGCGCATGGAGTATATAAAAAAACTATTGAGGCAATTGAAAACTATTTTGAAACAGCAGTTAGTTTTACAAATAATGACTATCAAGCATATTTAAAAGTCTGGAATAAAAAGTCGAAAGAATTATTAGATATTCAAGATGAATTTAGTTCTGAAACTGATATTAAACCTATTTTTAAATCGAAAATTATTATGCAAGATTGGAATAGCTTTTTTGAAGAAGTTAAAAATGACAAAAACAATTCATTTGAAATTAGATTAGAGTTACTGAATAAAACACAAGAATATTTCCGAAATAGTTCTTTTGCAAATATGACAGATATAAAAAGACGTCAAATTTCTGGTATAACTAGCAAGGATACAAATAATCCAGAACTTAATTGGATGTACTTTGGAAATATGGTTAGTCCAAGATTTAAAACAAGAATTAGTGAAGATTATATAGATATTTCAGAGGCACTGGATTGTATCCCGATGAATGGTATTGTTTCAAAAAATGACTATATGAATTATATAGAATATTTTAAAGAGCATAGTGGTTATGGTTATGGTGTAATTACAATTAGTAGACTTTTAGCAATGAAAAGACCTGATGTGTTTTTTTGTATCACAGGTGGAAATAAAAAATATCTGTATGAAGATTTTGGTTTAACAAAAGATATAAAAAGTAATGAGTATGAAAGATATTGGGATGAAATAATTCAAAGAATTCATAAATCAGAATGGTACAATACTGACGAACCTAAAGATATTATTGAAAAAGAGTTATGGAGTAAGAGAGTAGCAATGTTGGATACAATTTTTTATGATGGTGATTTGTAA
- a CDS encoding helix-turn-helix transcriptional regulator, translating to MSKIEYVDIQTKKMYRAKELAEYLGVGLSTIWLYAKQKKITAYKISDKVTVFNIDEVEIALFRKVA from the coding sequence ATGAGTAAAATTGAATACGTCGATATACAAACAAAAAAAATGTATAGAGCAAAAGAATTAGCAGAATATTTAGGAGTAGGATTATCTACAATATGGTTATATGCGAAACAAAAGAAAATTACAGCATATAAAATAAGCGATAAAGTAACAGTATTTAATATTGATGAAGTTGAAATAGCTTTATTTAGGAAAGTGGCTTAA
- a CDS encoding tyrosine-type recombinase/integrase: MSRELNQLKDTEVKQAKPKEKQYYLNDGGGLRLQIKPNGSKIWVFRFMLNGSSKETTFKSYPTTTLKEAREKRAEYKKLIDNNINPIDYFNKEKEQQKKEETNSFKNVMYQWLENEKPNAKIEQYDWKKNRFEKDVLPYLKNKKMNDVSIQDIVTVIKAKNKTAPETASKLFGYLKSLFGFAVLNGYCERNLLVEVNKTHLITKRTVKHMAQITDKEVLKELTNSIYNYHGSFSVKNCLRLVLHIPLRAENLCTLKWSQIDFDKKLMTIPRNQMKLKNPNYEDFKMPLSDEVISILKEQKRELILHTNNQDYVFLGFDNNTHINKESPNKALKIMEFNREGRKIRLHGFRGTFRSMIDTLDTKGQFTYEVKERALDHHEKSKVVRAYSHKGDYFEQLQELMTYWSNFIKSLREINEL; this comes from the coding sequence ATGAGTAGAGAACTAAATCAACTAAAAGATACTGAAGTTAAACAAGCTAAACCAAAAGAAAAACAATACTATTTAAATGATGGTGGAGGGTTAAGACTTCAAATAAAACCTAATGGTAGTAAAATATGGGTTTTTAGGTTTATGTTAAATGGTAGCTCAAAAGAAACTACCTTCAAAAGTTATCCAACTACTACACTAAAAGAAGCAAGAGAAAAAAGAGCAGAATATAAAAAACTCATAGATAACAATATAAATCCAATAGATTATTTCAATAAAGAAAAAGAACAACAAAAGAAAGAAGAAACAAACAGCTTTAAAAACGTGATGTATCAATGGTTAGAAAATGAAAAACCAAATGCAAAAATAGAACAATACGATTGGAAAAAGAATCGTTTTGAAAAAGATGTTTTACCATATTTAAAAAACAAAAAAATGAATGATGTATCAATACAAGATATTGTAACAGTTATTAAAGCAAAAAATAAAACAGCACCAGAAACTGCATCTAAATTATTCGGATACCTAAAAAGCTTATTTGGGTTTGCTGTATTAAATGGATACTGTGAAAGAAATCTTTTAGTAGAAGTAAATAAAACACATCTTATCACTAAAAGAACAGTTAAGCATATGGCTCAAATTACAGATAAAGAAGTATTGAAAGAGCTTACAAATTCAATATACAATTATCACGGTAGTTTTAGTGTAAAGAACTGTTTGCGATTAGTGTTGCATATACCTTTAAGAGCAGAAAATTTATGTACACTTAAATGGAGTCAAATAGATTTTGATAAAAAGCTTATGACTATTCCTAGAAATCAGATGAAATTGAAAAATCCAAATTATGAAGATTTTAAAATGCCTTTATCCGATGAGGTAATATCTATACTAAAAGAACAAAAAAGAGAATTAATCCTACACACTAATAATCAAGATTATGTATTTCTTGGTTTTGATAATAATACACACATAAATAAAGAGAGTCCAAATAAAGCATTAAAGATTATGGAATTTAATAGAGAGGGTAGAAAAATAAGACTACACGGATTTAGAGGTACATTTAGGAGTATGATAGATACTTTAGATACAAAAGGACAATTTACTTATGAAGTAAAAGAAAGAGCCTTAGACCATCACGAAAAAAGTAAAGTTGTAAGAGCATATTCTCATAAAGGGGATTATTTTGAGCAGTTACAAGAGTTGATGACTTATTGGAGCAACTTCATTAAAAGTTTAAGAGAAATAAATGAATTATGA